The DNA region GATTTCATTTGTGGACAAGCCCGTCCCACTGGCAAGTCTCTTTTGAAACCGACGGCATGCAAGAGCTAACCGAAGCATACTTGTGCCGGATGCGTAGTCTTTCGTCATTCTTGTCCTTCCATCAGGGACAAGATTGACAATTATTGTACCCGGACAAATATTGCTTAAGCTTAAGGAATTTTAGCCCTATCTGGCTCTAATGTGATGAATTACTCAACGGCTGCATTGCAAAACTAAGATGAAAGCAATGTACAACTGTGTCAGTGTGCAGGCTTACCCCCGATCCAGCGATAAGATCACGATCAGTTCTGCGCGTCTATCTTCACTCTTATTTTGGTCCCGTCAGGTATTGGACTATGAAGATAAGATTTACTATTCTTTCCAGTTTTTCCCTCAAGGACGGCAATGTGGCTTGAGCAGGGTCGGTTTTTCACCTCGCTGAGAACGTTCAATGGGACTTTCTCCAGAAGTCCCAGGATCCCGCTCGCCTTCACAAACGATTTGAAATTTCTATAGTGGAGCGAGCCAGCAGCCCATTCGACGATACGGTTGAGGATGGCGCAATAATTCTTCGGTTCGGGAACGAGGTAATCGATTATGATAATTTTGTCCGCGATCCTTGAAAGGCCCCATAATAGCACGTCCCTTTCCTCCTCTGCAATCTCATGTAGCATGTAAGACACGACCGCGAAGTCGTATTGAGCGGCTGTGTGTTGAAGAAATGTCAGTGCGTCAATATGCCTAATGAAAAGTTTTTCGGGAGCGACATCTTTGAGTTTGCGTTTCGCTATTGCGATGTTCTCTGCTGAAGGGTCTATGATTTCGATTCTCTCGCAGATGTTCAGTATTTGAGAAGCCATCCTTCCCGTACCGCAGCCGACATCGAGGACCGTTGAGCCTTTGATCAAGATTTTCTTGACTAGCGCAAAGACTTCATCCTGATGCGGAGCAACAAACAAATCGTAAAATAGGCCGTCGTACCAATGACTTATGTTCTCTTCCATGTTATCAGACCTCCTTTTTCACAGGTAAATCTCCATCGCTTTCTTATCCATCTTGCCAGTTTGCAAGTCCATCAAGACACAACTCTGTTCGGCAGTTGCAATAACGAGATCATTTCTTTGAAATAAATATTTCAAATTCATTATTCCATGAGCGATCGACTCGACCCAAATAATTCCTTTAAGACTGTCGGTCAACTTCAACGGGTTTTTGTAACGAATCTGCGTAAAGGTGACGACAGGGTACAGATTTCTTTTCAATAAATCACACACCGGACAACTCGACGCAAACAATTTGCAGCGTAAATCTTCGAGCCACCTGACATAGACGATGTTGTTTGCATGATTGGCAGCATCGATGTCATAGGTACTGACTTCGAATTCTAACTCGGTCCTTAAAGATGGCATAATGCTCCGTGGTTCATGGTAGTAGAATTGCTGCCGCCACAACAGTCGTCCATAATCCAGTCCTATCCCCCTCGGCCGTCTGAGTTACGTTGAAAGTTCGGACAATTTTCTCCGACATTTTGAAAACCTGCTCGCGCTCGTTCCAGTCAGTGTTCGGTTCGAATTCGACTCCGAGTGTGGTTGCAAGCATTTGCGCAGCGAGGTCCTCGGCGTAATCACCAGCCGATTTCTCATTGACGCCGAACGCGTGGTGTTCGGACAGATAACCATATTGGTTGGATTCGGCAGGAATTGCGGCTCCTATAGATGCTGCCACGAGGCGGTTCGGTTCGTTCGTCGCGCTGCGTGCCATGACGGTGAAGGTGATCTGGCCGCTTTGTATTTCCTTCAGTCCATCCGCCAGGGTGATCCTTTTACAACAGGGAGGGAATATGCTACTGACTGAGACAAGGTTGCACTTTTCGATTCCGGCATCCCTAAGGGCGAGCTCAAATGAACTTAGATAATCCTTGTGTTTTCCGACACCTTTTGTGAAAAATATTCTCGATGGCACAAACATACGCTTACTTGTTCTCTTTCTTTTCTAATGCCAGCTTGTAGTGTTCAGATCCCTCACGCATGAGTACCTTCCCGCAATTCGGGCATTTTTCTTCCATGCATGGTCCTCCGCGCTCGTGAGGTTTTCTGTAGCCGCACTTCAGGCAGACACAATATCCACCCGCTCCCATTCTTCCTTTACGTTCGTGACTCATCATCTATTCCTTTCATTTCATTTGTTCACGTAAATCATAATCAAAGACCTTGGAGCGCCCTGTAATCTTCTCATCGGATAAAGATATAACTGGGTATCGGGTAACGACCTCTCCTCTTTTTATCTTTGAAAGATTTGGTTTAAGGATCTGTCGCTTCAAAATCGACACTCGGTCGGTGATGAATCTCTGATGCAAATGATCGTACTCGTGCTGGAATACCCGTCCCATAGTTCCACTATACTCGGCTTCCACGGCTTGGAAAGTCCCATCCATAAATCGAGCTATGATGGATTCGGGCCTGGTAACTTCCACACTGATTCCAGGGATGCTCAAGCAACCTTCCTCCAGCGTTTCAACTTCATCGCTCGATGACAGAATTGTTGGGTTGATGACGACGAGAGGACTTTCATCTTCATGTCCTTCCATTCCGGAAGTGTCCATTACGAAAAGAGAAACCCTGAGTCCCACTTGTGTCGCAGAAAGTCCAACACCGTCCGCACCGCGTAGTGTCTCA from Candidatus Acidiferrales bacterium includes:
- a CDS encoding acyl-CoA thioesterase, coding for MPSLRTELEFEVSTYDIDAANHANNIVYVRWLEDLRCKLFASSCPVCDLLKRNLYPVVTFTQIRYKNPLKLTDSLKGIIWVESIAHGIMNLKYLFQRNDLVIATAEQSCVLMDLQTGKMDKKAMEIYL
- a CDS encoding class I SAM-dependent methyltransferase, which encodes MEENISHWYDGLFYDLFVAPHQDEVFALVKKILIKGSTVLDVGCGTGRMASQILNICERIEIIDPSAENIAIAKRKLKDVAPEKLFIRHIDALTFLQHTAAQYDFAVVSYMLHEIAEEERDVLLWGLSRIADKIIIIDYLVPEPKNYCAILNRIVEWAAGSLHYRNFKSFVKASGILGLLEKVPLNVLSEVKNRPCSSHIAVLEGKTGKNSKSYLHSPIPDGTKIRVKIDAQN
- a CDS encoding arginine decarboxylase, pyruvoyl-dependent translates to MPSRIFFTKGVGKHKDYLSSFELALRDAGIEKCNLVSVSSIFPPCCKRITLADGLKEIQSGQITFTVMARSATNEPNRLVAASIGAAIPAESNQYGYLSEHHAFGVNEKSAGDYAEDLAAQMLATTLGVEFEPNTDWNEREQVFKMSEKIVRTFNVTQTAEGDRTGLWTTVVAAAILLP
- the def gene encoding peptide deformylase, giving the protein MILPIYLYGTRIWDSPAKKIDTFDDKLVGLIRNMFETLRGADGVGLSATQVGLRVSLFVMDTSGMEGHEDESPLVVINPTILSSSDEVETLEEGCLSIPGISVEVTRPESIIARFMDGTFQAVEAEYSGTMGRVFQHEYDHLHQRFITDRVSILKRQILKPNLSKIKRGEVVTRYPVISLSDEKITGRSKVFDYDLREQMK